TGCGTATAGAAGACATCGGAGCCGCATATGCCGCAGGCCTTCGGAGCGATGACGATATCGCGAGGTCCTGCGATGGGCGTTTTGATGTCGAGGAACTCCACGGTTCCGGGTCCTGTGACGACGAGTGACTTCACGGTGCTTCCTCTCAGGCCATCAAAGACGACGTCAATCAAGTTACTAAATCGGATTAGTGCCTAGACTAGCAGCATCCGTGACAGTGGGCGGGAGGAGCCCGTCGTGGCAGAGCGTCGCAGCACTATGCGAGATGTGGCCCGCGCGAGCGGCGTCTCACCCGCAACGGTGAGCTTCGTGCTCAACGATGCACCCGACCAGACGATTTCCGCAGAAACTCGCGCACGTGTGCTCGCGGCAGCGGGCGAACTCGGGTACCACGTGCATCCGATCGCGCGAGCTCTGCGTGAGGGAAGTTCGCGTCTCGTCGTGCTCGAGGTCGGCGAGATTCCTCGCGCGCCGATGCTCGAGGCCTTCATTGACGGGCTGGATGAGGAACTTGCAACCGCCGGCTACGGCCTGTTCGTCTCCTTCTCTGGCGCTGCGCGAAGGTCGGGCGCAGCCGCTGTCGAGGCGGTGAATCCGCGAGCGATCATCGATCTTCCCGGCCTGTACGCGGGGTCAGACGACGGCGCCGCTGACGGCGGCTGGATCGACGGGATGGCTTCCCATCTGCAGACGCAGCTCGCCTACCTGGCCGAAACCGGGCACTCGTCCGTCGCGATCGCGACCGCGACAGGCGCGAGCCCCTTCGAGTTGAAGTTGACCGGTTACAGTCAGACGGCGGCCCGTCGGCTCGGAATGCCAGAGCTGGTCACGTTCGGAGTCGGAGACGGCACGTCGCTTCGTAGACACGTACGCGAGCTTCCGCAGTCCGTGACAGCGATCGCCGCGCAGACAGACACTGTCGCATTTGCGATTCTCGCGGAGCTGCTTGACGCGGGCATTGCGGTTCCCGGTCGAATGGCCCTGATCGGGATGGGCGATGTTCCAGAAGCCGCGTTCTGGCGCCCTGCGTTGACGACGGTCCGCGTCGACACGCGAAGCTACGGGCGCCGTCTTGCGCGGCAAATCCTCGGGCTGGCCGTCGGGGATGCGGCGCCCGCGCCCACGCAAATCATTCACCGCGCGACAGCGTGAGGCGATCTTCCGCTCCGTCGCGACAACGAGGTCGTCGTGCCCGCCGCCCGCGAGGCGGGCTGCTACGACTTCTTGACCGCGAGTTGCTCGATGATCGCCTGGGCGACATCGTGCATAGTCAGGCGACGATCCATGGATGCCTTCTGAATCCAGCGGAACGCCTCCGGCTCGGTCAGCCCCATCTTCTCGTTCAGCAGGCCCTTGGCCCGGTCGACGAGCTTGCGCGTCTCGAATCGTTCGACGAGGTCGCCGACCTCCGCTTCAAGCGCGATGATCTGGGCGTAGCGAGCAAGAGCAATTTCGATCGCAGGCAGCAGGTCGTTCGGGGTGAATGGCTTGACAACGTAGGCGAGGGCGCCGGCCTCACTGGCGCGTTCGACGAGTTCCTTTTGACTGAACGCTGTCAGCAGCACAACCGGAGCAATATGCGCCTTCGACAGGCGCTCGGCCGCCGAGATGCCGTCGAGCTGCGGCATCTTGACGTCCATGATGACCAGATCGGGGCGGAGTTCGGTCGCAAGGGCGACAGCCGTCTCGCCGTCACCCGCTTCTCCGACGACTTCGAAGCCGTTGTCACGCAGGATTTCGACGATGTCGAGGCGGATTAGGGATTCGTCTTCCGCGACAACGACGCGACGCGGCGCCACCGGGGCAGTTTCTTGGTCACTCACGGGTGAAAGCCTACGGTATTCTGGGTGTCGTTGTTGTGCGCCGGTGTGGCGGAATGGCAGACGCGGAGCACTCAAAATGCTTTGTTCGAAAGGACGTGTGGGTTCGAGTCCCACCACCGGCACAACGAATTCGCGGAGTATGCGGACCCCGGGATCGCTCTACTCACTGGATGACCGTGCTGGCGTGCGGAGCTCAACGTCCACCTGTCAGGATCTGAGATCGTTGTAGCCTGAAACCATGTTCGGACGCCGCAGCCATCGCGAGACCGGCGACGGCGTACGCCCGCAGCGCGTGCGCCGCACACCTGAGGAACCGGCGGTCGGAATCGGCGCCCGTGTGTTCATCAAAGCGGATGCCGGCGGTCGCGACTCATGGGACGGCGAGCCTTCCGGCGTCATCATCGCTCCCGGTGACAGCGAGTTGATCGCCTACCCGGGTCTCAATCTCGGTGGCGCGGCCCGCTGGCTGGTCGCCTTCGATGAGCTTGCATACATGACGGACGGCCGCGGGCCGTTCGAACAGGCATCCGTGCCGAGTTGGCAATTGGTGCTCGCCTCCATTGCGGATGAGGACATCACGGCCGAACGCGGCGCGGACGATGCCTGACTGCTGAGCGGACCACAGACCGTGGACCCCACGAAGCGGTTGTTGTTCTGGCTGCGGGTTCCGTACGCCGCCGATGTCGCGCTCGCGCTGATCGGGGCCGGGTTTCTGTTTGCGGGTCGCAGCGTCGGCTGGTGGGTGCTGCTGTTCACGTTCGTGCGCGCAGTGATCGGCACGATTGCTCTGTTCTGGCTCGCGCCGAAGCTGATCGCCCGGCACTGGCCGGATGAGGACAGTACCGCCGAGCAGCCGAACCCGCCGGACGACCCGCGGGGGCAGTGATCAGTCGTCGACCACGATGATGTGCTGCAGCCGCCAGCCCTCCGGCACGAGCGCTTTCAGCGCAGCCAACGTTTCGCTGTACGTGGTGCCGCCCGCGTCGAGGTCTCGTGTGTCTCGACTCCGCGCCGACGCCGACAGGGTGACGGGTTCGCCGGGTTTCGCGGAGACGGTCATGACATCCGTGAGTTCGAACTCGATGGGCACTGAGGCGATTGCGACGGGCCGTGCCCCGGACGCCGTCAGACCGGAACCCTCATGCGATAGTGACTCGATGGACCGGATCGTGCCGCGTAATTTCACCTCCCCAGCTTACGAGGCGGCGACCGGCCACCCAGGTCATCGCTCACCGTGCGTCGGAACGCCGTACTCGCAACTCGGCCTGGAGTAGCGTGAACAGCATGTTTTCCAGCTACGTGGCAATCGGTGACAGCTTCACAGAGGGTGTCGGCGATGAGTTGGCAGACGGCCGTCTGCGCGGATGGGCAGACTTCGTGGCCGTGGGGCTTGCCGCCGCGGCGACGGGTCCGGTGACCTATGCGAATCTTGCCATCCGCGGTCGCAAGCTCGGCCCGCTGATCGCGGAGCAGCTGCATCCGGCAATCGCCCTGAAGCCCGAACTGCTGAGCATCAACGGTGGCGGCAACGACATCATGCGCCCTCGCGTGTCGATTGAGAGCATCGCCGCCCAACTGGGCGACGCTGTGAGTGTTGCCGTGGATTCGGGCAGCCACGTTTTGTTGCTCAGCGGCGCGAACCCGTCCCGCAACCTGCCGCTCGGGTCACTGCTGCGCAAACGAGGCGAACAACTCGCGGTCGCGGTGCGCGCCCATTACCCGCGCGATTCTGTGACGTTCGTCGACAACTGGGCGGATGCCGGGCTTGAGGACATTCGTTACTGGTCGGCAGACAAACTGCACCTGAATGCTCTCGGGCATGCGCGCGTCGCAAGCAATGTGCTGACAGCGCTAAGCGTCCCGGTTCCGTTGGAATGGGGTGTGGCCGAGGTGGCCGCGGCCCCCGCCGGTGAGAAGTCGCACAATTCTGCAGCGTACTACCGACAATACGTTCTGCCGTGGATCGGCCGCCGGCTGACGCGCAGGTCGAGCGGCGACGGCAGGAGCGCGAAGATTCCGACGTTGCAGCCGGTCGACCCGAACACTACCGTGTTCTAGCTGACGCTCAAGGCAACCGGCGACGTCACAATTCATCGACCAGAGGTGCGGCTCACATGTCGGGCAGGAATGATGCCCATGCGAGGCGGCGTGCACGCTGAGGATCGTGCTCGACGCGGTCCTCCTTGTCGAGGATGAGGGTGCGGCGGTCATCGACCGTGTACGGCGGCCACGATTTTGCGAGTGTGCCTGTGCAGACGAAATCCAACCAGTACGTTCGCATCCGCTCGCCCGCTCCGACGTATGCGTCGCGACCGCCGAGGGCGCTCATTCTGCGTGCGAGAGTGCCGTCCGTTTCTCCGAACAGGGTGAACAGTTCGATTCCGTGCGTCGCGTCGATTCGGAGCGCATGCAGCAGCCGAGGTGCAACATCGAAACGGTACACGTGCACGGGTGCCACCAGCGCATGGCGGTCGGCAACGACCACGCTGGGATACCAGAATGCGTAATCACCGCTGAAATCTGTTGCGGCGTGGCTGGCCGGAAGTCCCGGATACGCCGCGCGCATGGCCGGGCGCGCCGAGCGGGGTGCACGCTCGAAGATGGTGTGGATGCGGGACGGTGAGCGCGGCAGAATGTCCACCCGTCCTCGGAAGATGGAGCCCTCCCGCTCGTTCGTGCCGATGATCAGCGGCACGCGGTGTGCACGCCCATTGCGGAATGCATCCAACGGGCGCTCGGGAATCATGATCCCGTCGACAACCGGTGCGAGGCAGAACGTGCCGGGGTCGGCATCCGGACTGCGTAGCTGAAGGATCAGCGACGCGTTGTTCAATTGCAGAGCCGTCGCGGCCTGGAGCACGTCGACCGGCCCGGCGGCATCCGGCAGCGGTTGTCCGTCGTGCAGCATGACACTGCGCAGCGCCGGGATGAAGTCTCCTGCCCACTCGTCTGCGCGCTCCTGCGTGTACACAGCATTGGGCGGCGGACTCTGCGCGATTGCACGTGAGAACAGTCCGCGTGCGGATGGCGTCGCCATCAGCGTTGTCACCGCGTTGCCGCCCGCAGACTGCCCGAAGACCGTAACGTTGTGCGGGTCACCGCCGAAGGCTCGGATGTTCGTGCGCACCCAGCGCAGCGCCGCCACTTGGTCTCTGAGTCCGAGATTCCCGTCAATCGGCCGCTTGCGACTGGAATACCGGGTGAAATGCAAATATCCGAAGGCGCCCAAGCGATAGTTGAAACTGACGTACACCACCCGCCCGCTGCGCACGAAACTGTTGCCCTGCCCGGTGAAATCCTGTGAGGAACCAACGCTGTAGCCGCCGCCGTGGATGTACACCATGACCGGCAGGCCGCGGTGCGGAATAAACGCGTCCGCCGCCGTCAGGACGTTGATCGACAGACAATCCTCGCTCGCAGGAATCAGCGGCCCGACGCCGCGGAACTGACCCTTGTACAGTTGCGGGGCCACGTCGCCGAAGGCACTCGCGTCGCGCACGCCCTGCCACGGAATGACCGCTTTCGGCGCGCGGAATCGCAAGCGACCCAGCGGCGGTGCCGCGTATGGGATGCCGCGCCACGCATGAATGCCGCCTTCAGCGACTCCGCGGACGACGCCCCCGGTCACCCTGACATCGAGGACGGCACGAGGCGGCACAGCACCGCGTGCATCCACAACCCCATGGTAGGCCTCTGCCCTGGGTGACCGCCCGTGCGACACTGGAACAGGAGGCCATCATGATCTTCAGCGACCGGGTTGACGCGGGTCTGCAACTTGCCGAGCGCATGCTGCACCTCGCCGGCAGCGACGCGATCGTGCTCGGACTTCCGCGCGGCGGCGTTCCGGTTGGATACGAGGTCGCCACGGCACTCGAGCTGCCGTTGGATGTGATCGTGGTGCGCAAACTCGGCGTGCCGTGGCACGAGGAACTCGCCATGGGCGCGATCGGCGACGGCGTTCGAGTTCTCGATGACGACACCGTGGCATCGCTGCAGGTCAGCACGGACGACGTGGATGCCGTCGAGCAGCGCGAGCAGGTGGAGCTTGCGCGCCGGGCGCGCCGCTTTCGCGGGCAGCGCGGGCCGCTTCAACTGGCCGGCCGCACCGCGATCATCGTCGATGACGGTGTCGCGACCGGCGCGACCGCGCGGGCGGCGTGCCAGGTTGCCCGCTCTGCCGGCGCGTCTCGCATCATTCTGGCCGTTCCGGTGGCGCCACCGGACTGGAACCCGCCACCCGTGCCCGCTGTCGACGAATTCATCTGGGTTGCCCGGCCGTCTCCGTTCTTCGCCATCGGGCAGTGGTACGCCGACTTCACGCAGACAACGGACGCGACGGTGCTCGACCTGCTGGCTCGCTCGGCGGAACGTTTCAGGCCGTAGGCTCGGCTGGTGGCGCACAGACCAGACAGACGTAGATCCCTCATTGGTGCGGGCACCCAGTTGGGCACGGAGGTCAGCATCAATCTCGGGTCAGCGATCGCCGGCCTGCTGATTCCGATCGTCGGCGCCGTGGTCATCGTCACCGTCCGTCAGCTCGTCACCGTCGCCGCGATCACGCCGTTCTATCGGCCGAGACCGCGCCAGCTGACCTGGCGCCGCCTCTGGCCGGCGATCGCACTCGGCGTCGTGCTCGCCGTCATGAATCTCGCTTTTTACGAGTCCGTCGGCAGGCTCGGCCTCGGATTGGCTGCAACGATCGAATTCCTCGGGCCGTTCACGCTGGCGCTGCTCGGTTCGCGACGGCTGATCGACCTGGCCTGCGCGGTAACCGCTGCCGCGGGCATCCTGCTGTTGACGGATGCCGCGGGCCCGCTCGACCCGTTCGGCGTCGCACTGGCGTTGACCGCCGCCGCGGCCTGGGCTGCATACATTCTGCTGACACGGCGGGTTGCCAACGATCTTCCCGGGCTTGAGGGTCTCACGGTGGCGAGCATCGTCGCATCCGTGATTCTCGTCCCGGCCGCCCTGTTCGTCATCGACTATGCCGCGATCGATTGGCGGGTGCTCGGGCTGTTGCTGGCGGCAGGCATACTGTCATCTGCGCTGCCGTACTCGCTCGACACTTTCATCCTGCGCAGAATCTCGGCACGCCTCTACGCGATCATCACCAGTGTCGGGCCGGTCATCGCGGCCGCGTTCGGATGGCTCCTGCTGGCGGAGACATTCACCCTGCAGCAGCAGTTCGGTATCGTCGTCGTGTGCGCGGCTGCTGCTGTCGCCGTCGCCACACAACGTGAGCACTCGCGATCAGAGCTTGAAAAGACGGCGGAAGCGTAACCGGTCACCACCGCAATCGCGTTGGACTACGGAATCGCTGCATACGCGGGAGCCGCGTTATTGTGCACATCACCGAGCACATGAACGCGCACATCGTTCGTAGAACCGGAGATTCCGGGAGGGGAACCGGAGATGACGACGACCTTGTCGCCGACTTCCGCCAGCTTCTCGCCGAGCAGAATGTCGTCGACCTGCCCGAACATTTGATCGGTGTGGGTGACACGATCGACCAGGAAGGTCTGGATGCCCCAGGTCAACGCCAGCCGGCGACGGATGCCCGGCTCCGGGGTGAAGGCCAGCATCGGGATCTTGGAGCGCAACCGCGACATGCGGCGTGCGGAGTCGCCGGACTCGGTGAAGACGCATAAATAGACCGCATCCACGAAGGCCGCGACCTCGGCCGCGACCAGTGTGATCGCGCCGCCCTGCGTGCGCGGCTTCGTGCCGAGTGGCTGGATGCGCTCCAGCCCGTGCTCTTCGGTCGACTCGATGATACGGGCCATGGTCTGCACCGTGATCACCGGATACTCGCCGACGCTGGTCTCACCGCTGAGCATGACGGCATCCGTGCCGTCGAGAACGGCGTTCGCGACGTCCGAGGTCTCCGCCCGGGTCGGAATCGGGCTTGAGATCATCGATTCGAGCATCTGGGTCGCAACGATCACCGGTTTCGCCATTCGCCGGGCCAACTCGATGGCACGCTTCTGCACGATCGGCACAGCCTCGAGCGGAAGCTCGACGCCGAGATCACCGCGGGCAACCATGATGGCGTCGAATGTGTCGACAATCTCCTCGAGGGCGTCGACGGCCTGCGGCTTTTCGATTTTCGCGATCACCGGAACCTTGCGGCCCTCTTCTGCCATGATCTCGTGAACACGATTGATGTCGCTCGCGTTCCGCACGAACGATAACGCGATCAAGTCGGCGCCGAGCCGCAGCCCCCAGCGCAGGTCGGCTTCGTCTTTGTCGCTCAGAGCGGGCACGTTGACGGCGACACCGGGCAGGTTGATTCCCTTGTTGTTGGAGACAGCGCCGGCGACAACAACTTCTGTCGTGACGACGGTGCCGTCGGTTTCAAGAACCTTGACCTTGACTTTGCCGTCGTCGATCAGCAGAAAATCGCCCGGATTGACATCCTGCGGCAACCCTTTGAATGTCGTGCCCGACAGCTCCTTGGTGCCGATGACGTCTTCCGTCGTGATTTTGAAGATGTCACCGACGGCCAGGTCGTACGGGCCGGCCTCGAACTTGCCGAGCCGGATCTTCGGCCCTTGCAGGTCGACCATGACCGCGACAGCGCGGCCGCAATCATCCGCAGCCTTTCGCACGTTCGCGTACACCGACTCGTGCACGTCGTAACTGCCGTGGCTCAAGTTCATCCGCGCCACGTCGATGCCCGCATCGATGATGGCGCGGATGTTCTCGTAGCTGGATGTCGCTGGCCCCAGGGTCGCGACGATCTTTGCTCGTCTCATTCTGTGTGTACTCCGTGATTCTGCGCGATGACGCGCGCGATTCGTACAGCCGACCATCGGGTCGGTCGACCGTCAGGCTTCTCTAAATTGTGATGCCGCGATCTGTGGGCTTGATCGGTGACGGCAGGGAAGTCTCCCCCTCAAGATACCGGTCTACGGACGCGGCTGCTGCTCGCCCCTCTGCGATCGCCCAGACGATCAGCGACTGGCCTCGCCCGGCGTCCCCGGCGACGAACACGCCCGGCTGGTCTGTCTGGAACTCGCTGTCGCGCTGCACGTTGCCGCGCTGATCGAACGGCAGTGACAACTGATCGACGAGAGCTGCGGCCTCCGGCCCGCTGAAACCCAGTGCCAGCAGCACGAGATCTGCTGGAATTTCGTGCTCGGTGCCCGCCTTCGGCACACGGCGGCCGTCGAGATACTCGGTCTCGGCAACGCGGATGGCACGCACCTCGCCGAACTCGTTCCGGAGGAACTCCACAGTCGAGGCCAGATAGTCACGACGCCCGCCCTCCTCGTGTGCGCTGGAGACCTCGAACAGGTTCGGCGTCATCGGCCATGGTTGGTGCGCCGGGCGTTCACGTGGTGGTTGCTTGCCGATGGCAAGATTGGTCACAGACAGCGCTCCTTGACGGTGCGCCGTGCCGATGCAGTCCGAGCCGGTGTCTCCTCCGCCGAGCACGACGACGTGCTTGCCCTGTGCGGTGATCTGATTCTCGATGCTGTCACCGGCCACGACGCGGTTCTGCTCAACCAGGTACTCCATGGCGAAGTGAATCCCGGACAGGTCGCGGCCGGGGATTGGCAGATCGCGTGGCACCATCGCACCGGTTGCGACCACGACGGCGTCGTACCGGCTGCGCAGGTCGTCCCAGCTGATGTCGACGCCGATATTGACCCCTGCGCGGAACCGTGTGCCCTCAGCCATCATCTGATTGAGGCGGGCCTCGAGTGGCTTCTTCTCCATTTTGAAGTCGGGGATGCCGTAACGCACGAGACCGCCGATGCGGTCGTCGCGCTCATAGACGGCGACCGTGTGGCCGGCACGGGTCAGTTGCTGTGCGGCCGCAAGCCCGGCCGGCCCGGACCCGACGACGGCGACGGTCTTGCCGGTCAGGCGCTGTGGCGGGTGCGGTTGCACCCAGCCGTTCGCCCAGGCTTGATCGATGATCGACACCTCGACCTGCTTTATTGTCACTGCCGGCTGGTTGATGCCGAGAACGCACGAGTCTTCGCAGGGGGCGGGACACAACCGTCCTGTCATCTCCGGAAAGTTGTTCGTGGCGTGGAGACGTTCGGCCGCGAGTCGGCCTTCCCCGCGCCACATCAGGTCATTCCATTCCGGGATGAGGTTTCCGAGCGGGCAGCCCTGGTGGCAGAACGGGGTGCCGCAGTCCATGCAACGACCGGCCTGCCTGCGCAGTTCGACGGGATCTCCCGGCTCGTAGACCTCTTTCCAGTCCATCAGGCGCACGGAGACCGGCCGCCGGTTTGGCAGTTCGCGTTCCGTTACCTTCAGGAATCCTTTGGGATCAGCCACCGGTCACCTCCAAGATCCGCGTCCACACAACATCGCCGTCTGGGTCCAAGCCCTCCGCCGCCGCGTTCTGCCGTGTTTGAAGCACCGCTGCGTAGTCGCGTGGGCGCACCTTGACGAACGCGGCGATCGCCGTATCGAAATCGGCCAGCATCGTGGCAGCGACACCGGAATCGGTTTCCGCCCTGTGGCGTTCGAGCAGGTCGCGCACGATCTCGACGTCGGCACTGCCGAGGCTCGACAGCTCCAATTCACCGGAGGCGATGGCATCCGGGTTCACTCGTTCCGTGCGCAATCGATAGACGTACGCCGTGCCGCCTGACATGCCCGCGCCGAGATTGCGGCCCGTGCTGCCGATGATGACGGCCAGTCCGCCGGTCATGTACTCGAGCGCATGGTCGCCCACGCCTTCGACGACGGCCGTCGCGCCGGAGTTGCGTACCAGGAACCGCTCCCCCACGATTCCGCGGATGAACAGACTCCCCCGCGTTGCGCCGTATCCGATCACATTGCCTGCGATCACGTTGCGCTCGGCAGCGAATACACTCGTGCGATTCGGCCGAAGAACGATCGAGCCGCCGGAGAGCCCCTTGCCCACATAATCGTTACAGTCGCCTTCCAGCCGCAGCGTGATTCCGCTCGGCAGGAATGCGCCGAGCGACTGCCCGGCTGAGCCGATCAGGGTGACTTCGATCGAGTCGGCCGGCAGACCGTTTTCACCGTGGCGCACCGTGACCTCGTGGCCGAGCATGGTGCCGACAGCCCGATCCGTATTGCGAATCGGCAGCGTCAATTGCAGGTGCCCGCCGTGTTCCAGAACGTCGGCGCTGCGCCGAATCAGTTCGTTGTCGAAGTGCTTCTCCAGCTCGTGATTCTGCTTTCGAGCGTTCTTGCGCGGCGCATCCGCTGGAAATTGCGGACCGTTCAAGATCGGCGACAGGTCAAGACCGGATGCCTTCCAATGCTCGATCGCACCGTTCACGTCGAGCAGCTCGGTGCGCCCGATGATCTCGTCAAGCGACCGGAAGCCGAGGTCGGCGAGGTATTCGCGGACCTCTTGAGCGATGAATTCCATGAAGTTCACCACGAATTCGGGCTTGCCCGTGAACCGGCTTCGCAGTACTGGATTCTGCGTTGCGACGCCGACCGGGCAGGTGTCCAGATGGCACACCCGCATCATCACGCAGCCCGACACTACGAGAGGCGCCGTCGCGAAACCGAACTCCTCCGCGCCGAGCAGCGCACCGATGATGACGTCGCGGCCGGTCTTCAACTGCCCGTCGACCTGTACCACAACGCGGTCGCGCATACCATTGAGCATCAAGGTCTGTTGGGTCTCTGCAAGTCCGAGTTCCCAGGGGGTGCCCGCGTGCTTGAGAGAGTTCAGCGGGCTCGCCCCGGTGCCCCCATCGTGCCCTGAGACCAGCACGACGTCGGCAAGCGCCTTTGTCACGCCGGCCGCGACGGCGCCGATGCCGGATTCGCTGACGAGTTTCACGTGCACCCGTGCCGCCGGGTTTGCTCGCTTGAGATCGTAAATCAACTGCTTGAGGTCTTCGATCGAGTAGATGTCGTGGTGCGGTGGCGGCGAGATCAGGCCGACCCCGGCGGTGGCGTGCCGCGTGCGTGCGATCCATGGGTACACTTTGGCCGGCGGCAGCTGGCCGCCCTCGCCGGGCTTCGCCCCTTGGGCGAGTTTGATCTGGAGATCGTCGGCGTTGGTGAGGTACATGCTCGTCACGCCGAACCGACCGGAAGCGACTTGCTTGATCGCGCTGCGGCGTTCGGGGTCGAGAAGGCGATCGGTGTCTTCTCCGCCCTCTCCCGTGTTCGACTTTCCGCCCAGCCGGTTCATCGCAATGGCCAGGTTCTCGTGCGCCTCTTTCGAGATCGAGCCGTAACTCATCGCACCGGTCGAGAACCGTTTGACGATGGATGCCACCGATTCGACCTCGTCGATCGGCACTCTCTGGCGCGTGCCGGATTGCAACCGGAACATTCCGCGCAGCGTCATGAGGGTTTCGGATTGGTCGTCGACGAGTTTGGTGTAGTCGCGGAAGATGTCGAACCGGCGGGTGCGCGTCGAGTGTTGCAGCTTGAAAACCGTGTCGGGGTTGAACAGGTGTGGCGCGCCGTCGCGGCGCCACTGGTATTCGCCGCCGGTGTTCAGCCGCTGGTGCGCTGTGACGGCACCTTCCTCCGGATAGGCGCTCAGGTGTCGTGCGAGGTTCTCCGCCGCGATCACCTCGATGCCTACTCCGCCGAGCTTGCTCGTTGTTCCGGTGAAGTAGCGGTCGACGAATTCCTGGCTGAGGCCGATCGCTTCAAATGCCTGCGCAGCCGCGTACGACGAGACGGTGGAGATGCCCATCTTCGACATGATCTTGAGAACGCCCTTGCCGAGCCCCTTGATCACGTTTTTCACAGCGCTGTCGGCGGTGACCCCGGTGATCAGCCCTTGGCGCACCAGATCTTCACAGGTTTCCATCGCAAGGTACGGGTTGATGGCGGATGCTCCGTAGCCGATCAGGAGCGCGACGTGGTGGACCTCACGCACGTCTCCGGCCTCGACGATGATGCCGACCTTCATGCGATTCTGCGTGCGGATCAGGTGGTGGTGCACACCGGAGAGCATGAGCAATGACGGGATCGGTGCGAGGTCCTTGTTGGAGTCGCGATCGCTCAGCACGATGAACTTCGTGCCGGCTTCTATCGCTGCGTCCACTTCGTCGCACATCTGCGCGATGCGCTTCTCCATCGCGTCTGGGCCGGCATCGAACCGGTACAGACCCTTGATGGTGATCGTGGTGTGGCTGTCGTGGCGCACATCGATGTGCTGGATTTTCGCCAACTCATCGTTGTTGATGACCGGGAAGTCCAGGACAACTTGG
The Rathayibacter sp. SW19 DNA segment above includes these coding regions:
- a CDS encoding glutamate synthase subunit beta is translated as MADPKGFLKVTERELPNRRPVSVRLMDWKEVYEPGDPVELRRQAGRCMDCGTPFCHQGCPLGNLIPEWNDLMWRGEGRLAAERLHATNNFPEMTGRLCPAPCEDSCVLGINQPAVTIKQVEVSIIDQAWANGWVQPHPPQRLTGKTVAVVGSGPAGLAAAQQLTRAGHTVAVYERDDRIGGLVRYGIPDFKMEKKPLEARLNQMMAEGTRFRAGVNIGVDISWDDLRSRYDAVVVATGAMVPRDLPIPGRDLSGIHFAMEYLVEQNRVVAGDSIENQITAQGKHVVVLGGGDTGSDCIGTAHRQGALSVTNLAIGKQPPRERPAHQPWPMTPNLFEVSSAHEEGGRRDYLASTVEFLRNEFGEVRAIRVAETEYLDGRRVPKAGTEHEIPADLVLLALGFSGPEAAALVDQLSLPFDQRGNVQRDSEFQTDQPGVFVAGDAGRGQSLIVWAIAEGRAAAASVDRYLEGETSLPSPIKPTDRGITI
- the gltB gene encoding glutamate synthase large subunit, which produces MASSPALSRFSSAPTKQGLYDPAAEHDACGLAMVATLRGTPGHDIIDTALSALRHLEHRGAIGSDAGTGDGAGILTQVPDAFLRAVSGVALPPLGRYAVGNAFLPDERSERDGIKARIEAVAAEESLTILGWREVPIRPSEIGTLARAAMPAIEQVYVQSTRTTQAGVSAGGTLLERQVYRLRKRIERELTVYFSSLSSRTLVYKGMVTTLQLEPFYPDLSDQRFASKLALVHSRYSTNTFPSWPLAQPFRMIAHNGEINTIQGNRNWMRARQSQLESDVLGDLGPLLPIVTEGASDSASFDEVVELLTLSGRSLPHAIMMMVPEAWENQTEIDRNRRDFYEYHSMLMEPWDGPAALIFTDGSLVGATLDRNGLRPGRYVVTDDGLVVLASESGVLEVDPSRVVRKGRLRPGRMFLVDTADGRLIEDDEIKTELSAAEPWGEWLRDGRINLKDLPDREHIVHTPASVTRRQRTFGYTQEEVHRLLMPMAITGAEPIGAMGTDTPVAVLAERPRLLFDYFTQQFAQVTNPPLDSIREAVVTSLQAGVGPERNLLTATPEHARQVVLDFPVINNDELAKIQHIDVRHDSHTTITIKGLYRFDAGPDAMEKRIAQMCDEVDAAIEAGTKFIVLSDRDSNKDLAPIPSLLMLSGVHHHLIRTQNRMKVGIIVEAGDVREVHHVALLIGYGASAINPYLAMETCEDLVRQGLITGVTADSAVKNVIKGLGKGVLKIMSKMGISTVSSYAAAQAFEAIGLSQEFVDRYFTGTTSKLGGVGIEVIAAENLARHLSAYPEEGAVTAHQRLNTGGEYQWRRDGAPHLFNPDTVFKLQHSTRTRRFDIFRDYTKLVDDQSETLMTLRGMFRLQSGTRQRVPIDEVESVASIVKRFSTGAMSYGSISKEAHENLAIAMNRLGGKSNTGEGGEDTDRLLDPERRSAIKQVASGRFGVTSMYLTNADDLQIKLAQGAKPGEGGQLPPAKVYPWIARTRHATAGVGLISPPPHHDIYSIEDLKQLIYDLKRANPAARVHVKLVSESGIGAVAAGVTKALADVVLVSGHDGGTGASPLNSLKHAGTPWELGLAETQQTLMLNGMRDRVVVQVDGQLKTGRDVIIGALLGAEEFGFATAPLVVSGCVMMRVCHLDTCPVGVATQNPVLRSRFTGKPEFVVNFMEFIAQEVREYLADLGFRSLDEIIGRTELLDVNGAIEHWKASGLDLSPILNGPQFPADAPRKNARKQNHELEKHFDNELIRRSADVLEHGGHLQLTLPIRNTDRAVGTMLGHEVTVRHGENGLPADSIEVTLIGSAGQSLGAFLPSGITLRLEGDCNDYVGKGLSGGSIVLRPNRTSVFAAERNVIAGNVIGYGATRGSLFIRGIVGERFLVRNSGATAVVEGVGDHALEYMTGGLAVIIGSTGRNLGAGMSGGTAYVYRLRTERVNPDAIASGELELSSLGSADVEIVRDLLERHRAETDSGVAATMLADFDTAIAAFVKVRPRDYAAVLQTRQNAAAEGLDPDGDVVWTRILEVTGG